A region of the Salvia splendens isolate huo1 chromosome 11, SspV2, whole genome shotgun sequence genome:
tttatgtttttaagaGTAAAATGAAATGTATGCAAAATGTATAGAAACATCAAAACAGGGTAAACAAATAAAGAGAAACAACTAAAGCTATAATTTCCCCAAATTTGGAAAGCTTTGAAGCCTAAACTAAAACCTTCAACACCGAAATTAGTAAACTTTCAAAACTAAAACAcaataaacacaaaaataaatacaGATATTTAACTCTCTGATTCAACCTAAATGCAACAATTTAAGCAGCAAAACATGAATGAAACAGTGGCATGTCACATTAATCCATTCCAACAGCCAAATGCTACTAAAAAGATGCAACAATCAGAACTTATTTTGATGAACTGAAACaacattattaaaaaataaatgtcTACCAAAAATCAGAAACGCCACGGCATTTGCAataatatttagagtttacatttgatcactcccctattccactatattatttttaaaaataaatgaccGTACATGTTTAACTTAAtcaattaatttgaattaagTTTATTTATTCATCCTAACCGGTAGCTACAATATCCTATAAATGTCATATAATGttcttttttttgtcatttttcacATTAAACTAAATTTTCAAATGAAGTGAAAAGGAAATGATTTAACTAGGTAGAAGGTTTCAAGCCCTCAAAATCACTAAAATATAGATTATGCAGATAGCTTATTAAATGATTTTACATCGTCAAATCATTCTCTTAAAAATGAAGAAGAATTGCCAGTCAATTTGAAATTAACAATTATCAAAAGATTAACCAACCATCAAATCACAATTCAACTGCGAATATTTTCTTTCCTGCACAACTTAATTATCAATATGATTGGATTATACTATAAACAATATTATTGTATAAAATAcactataaatttaaattattttcataataaaatttcaacataaTTAAAGAGAACTCAATTTTGGACGACTTATTAGCTAGCTCGCCTCTACcgaatgtaataataataataataataataataataataataataataataataataataataataataataataataataataataataataataataataataataataataataataataataataataataataataataataataataataataataataataataataataataataataataataataataataataataatatagaagaTAATCGTGATAATAGGTTTGTTTggcactttaattattttattttggaattCCATATTACGAATAAACAATAATGATTATAGAGATTGGAGAAGCACTTGCACGGATTTTCCTTTAAATTTCGGACGGTCTTGATCAATTTTTAATAGAAATTCAACTGGGGCATATTGACCAGCtaattcaaaataattaataatcagTTATCAAAGATCACTTCAACTATATATATGTTACATTATTGATATACTTGGCAATATACATTGATTGAGTAGTGATAAAATGGGTAGAATTAGAGGTGTGAGAGAGGGTGTGAATTTGGTAAATGAAGTTTATGAGGGTTGGGTGTTGGTGTTGATGCTCATTGTCTCCATCTCAGTGATGTCCATCTTCATATTTGCTTGTGCTCACAAGAAGCCCTCTCGAAAGAGACGCGAGTTCCCCGATTTCGGTGATTGTTTCGGGGGCggtggtgatggtggtggtgacggtggaggcggtggcggtggtgattAGATGCACCAGTTGAAGATGCAAATGCAATGGGTGATTCATAATTTTTTGATTTGAGAGTGCGACAGATAATTATATAATAcgtataaaaaaataagaaggagATGGGTTGACTGTAGAGCAGTCGGGTCTCGTTGATATCGAGGCTCCGCCGGTAGGTAGCACTATtggctttctttttctttcctatGCAGTTATTAgttttatctataaatttatTCCAATATCTAGTTTTGTATaccattttaaaaatttgtttgTAAACTATAGTATTAAActataaaatcaaaacaaatcaataatttaaTTGCAAATTGAAACAAATTAACAGCTAATCAATTTACATGATAAAATTGGTATAAAAACAGAAttgaacaaaaatttaaaaatatatatgcagTGTATCACAATAATAATAGCATCACACATTTTGTTTTGCTTGGAATAGGCGGTTTGTCATTTGTCACTATTACTAAGATACACAAATCAAAAAGGCCAAATCTTTTTCTTTCATTATCATACGAGTGatagatttatttttttttcttaataatGTGTggatttgaaaattgaaaaaaataataattttattgttACTTATATAATTCCTTTTGCTTGCTAGGCAGAGGCTCATGACTATTTTATTATTGGGCTTTGATATAGACcatgcttattttattattgGGCTTTGGTCCAATATCAATTGTATAGTTTACTCAACATCACAATCACAAATTCAAATAGAATCACCGTTGAATTTTCCACatcaaaaaataatacaataATATTGACCTATGATTCATGGAACAAGTCCAAGTCAAATACTAAAATGAATAAACTATATGTCTTGTTGAGTTGACCATCTttcctcattttttttttctttcctcaTTTGAATTGCCCACCTTTAGGCTTGACTTTTCAATTCAATTCTGTGCCGATACTAGTTTCTATCCTTAATTAGGAAGATGTATTAGTAAAATATAGTTACgcattaaaattattttttactgtattttttttaagtgcAAATAGCCAAAAACagacacacacacaaaatagGATAATATATATCTTTACCGTCAACTATGATGTAAAATACATTAACTTTTATAGTCACGATCAAGTATTCAAGTGTCgtgacaaaattaaattatatacgGAATAACATGAAACTAACATGATATAATTAGTGTTAAAATGGTAATTCAAAATTAGTGTTGTTTTGAAgattaatttggtgaaatttttatatgtaatttgtatttttattgtaTATTTTTCACCACGTTCAAAGTTGGTGGTAAAGATGAGAGCAAAACTATAACTAGCACTCCATTATTTAATCTTATGTATGTGAATGTAGAGTGGGAGAAACGTAAAAACCACAAACATGAAAGAATCAAAAGATGAAGAAAGGGAGAAGTAGGTTCGAAGAAGCTACGGTGTTAAGACATTTCATACTCATGTTAGTGGTCAAAACAAGTAATTAATCAACATAATTTCAATTTAGCCATtacaaaactctatatataagTTTATTAGATGTTCACAAAATCTCACTTTAACCCcaaaaactatatatatatatcatggcACTTGAAaccggttttattatttttatagttgtTGGCGCGGTTTTTATTTTTGCGGCCGTCGTCGGCAGGCTCATTGTCAGCGCTTGTCAAGTAGATATAgacggcggaggcggaggcggaggcggaggcgacggCGGTGGGGATGGTGGAGGTGGAGAAGATGGCGACGGCGGTGGAGATGGGGCTGATAATGATAATGATGTAGAAGCCGGCGGCCATGGTGATCATGGCGGCCACGGTGATCATGGCGACCACGGTGGCACAGGCGACGGAGGAGGAAATGACGGCGGTGGAGGATTTTGGGGAGGATTCTTTGGCGGCGGTGGACATGATGGGGGTGGTGGACATGGGGGATTTTTCGGCGGTGGAGGAGGGGGTGAtggcggcggaggaggtggCGGCGGAGGGGGTGGCGGTGGAGGAGGGGGTGATGGCGGCGGAGGGGGTGGCGGcattggcggcggcggcggtggaggtggtggaTTTTGATGGGGTTTAGATTATCAAGTGGAAGAAAGGGAGATAGTATCATAGAAATATGTTAgctctactttattttttctatttaatttattcttgtagttgtgtgtgattcttttgtaaaaattcaaattcaataatCAAACATTGTGGGATTAAATTTTCAAAAGGTTACAAATGTACTGTTTTTATTACTATAACATAagcatgaaattaaatttagccaattttttattttcaaaattagtaAGTCAAGTTAATGAATACATAACATTGTAGTCTCGCAATATGttcttgaatgaataaaaaacagGGTATTATTCTTCAAAACAGAGGACTTACAAAATCAATGCAGCTTTTGATATTCATAACCCTTCAAGCTTCTGCTACAAGTTTTATCCGCTGGTGATGCTCCGCAACTTTATAGTCCACAATCTCACGGAACAGAGCGGAGTCGAGCACACAGTCGGGCCTCCCGTACACGGCTGCTTGAACGCTTGCCATCAGTTTTGCAATCTCACGCCCTGAGAAGCCTTCAGTCCTTCTGGCAGCTTCTCGCAGTACATCATCTGATATATCTTTTACGGTTATCTTCTGTGGCGTATTCTTAATGAAGCTGCCCCATCTCGATTCCTTATCGCCTTCACCAGTCAGATACTTTGTCAGGTAAAGCTTCAACAATTTGAAGCGCTCGTCCTCTCGGGGAAGTGGGAACTCGATAACTTCATCAATGCGATCTGTGACAGCACTGTCAAGATCCCCTGGCCTGTTTGTGGCAAGAACGAGAACGATATCTCTTGATTGGTCTCCAGTTCGGAAGAGCAAGGCGTTCAGAGCACTTCGCTGAGCTTCACTCATGTGTGTGTTGTTACGCCTtgaaagaataaaaattaaagttgaTGAAGGAATACGAACATATAGAAACACGAACATATGAGTCTTATCCAGTCAATGTGCGTCGAGAAATTTCACAACCTTGAAAAACAAGGCACGTTCTTAATCAATTAGATCGATACATCTATTCAACAAATACTTACTGGCATAGGAAAGCATCAGCCTCGTCGATAAACAGGAGTAAACCCCTCTTCGACTTTTTCGCCCAATCAAATATCTCGTGGATTTTGGTAACAGCTTGGGGACCCAAAGGTGCAACATCTCCTCCAGTCATCATGGCATAATCCAAGCCCTGATAAAATAAATCTCAGATCTTTCAATAAAAACCTACTAGAATGGAGAATAACAATTCTTTGTCACATTCCTTGTCGTACAGATAAGACATCTGTAAGACAAAAACACGAACGATTGCAATGCTAAGGAAAATACTGTACCGATCTTCTAGCAATTTCCCTTGCAACCATAGTTTTGCCAGTACCAGGAGGGCCATAAAAGAGCATGTTCCGGAATGGTGCCTGATGGATTTTCGTGTTTGATGTAGCCCGGGCAAGATGCTCTATTCTTTTCTGCAGCGAGGGATGCAAGACAACATCTCCAAGAGCAGATTTACTTTGAGCAGCTGCTGCCCCGGCTGCAGTACTATAGCTAAGCACCTTATTGGCTACTCGAGAACCTACTCCAGACCATGGATATTTTGCCAGAGATGATTCCCGAATTAGAGATGGCTGGCCAAGAATCCTATTGACATATCCCCACATTACTCTTGCTCCTTCCCTGTAATAAAAATAGTACTCGATTTGAGAGGCGAAGTGTCACTTTCTGAAAAGTAGAACGGCTTTTTTTACTTAAGCATAACCTAAAccgtaatactccctccgtccaccaatacAAGGGGAGTTTTGACCAGGCCcggattttaataaatgtagTAGAAAGTTGGctgaaaaggttagtggaaggtgggtcctacttttatatattagttttataataaaatgtgagtgagataaagttagtggaatgtggggtccatcaccaaaagtagtaaaaaccAAATGGGAagtttattggtggacggagggagtatacaaaTTTTGGCTTGGGTAGCAGAAAACTAGATTCTCCTTGATCTTATACATGCAATAGTCCGTATAAATCTCACATAAAAGACGCATAGGCTTATTAGATTTGATGTGAAAACACTGCAGAATGCACACAGATAAATGCACAAGCCTTGCGGAAAGTTCAGCACAACCACCCAGTAAACAAACCAGTTCCGTTTGAAAATGAAGTTTAAACAAAAAGGAATTGCTGACCACACCTAGTGGTATAAACTCCAGCAGCTAAGGCGGTCACTCCTCCAACAGTCATGACCAACCTACTTCTGTCAGTCAACAGAACCCTAAAGCCCCCTGCATGAATAAGTATATTAAAGAGAATTGCTCCGACAAAATATTAACAGGAAAACTACTAGTAATGCAGCAAGCATACAAAGAAATTCAGAAAGAAACTTCAGCCACCAAATATCACAAGCAAAGTAACCCCTAACATGCATAATAGAAACCTCATAATTACCTGGCACAGGATTGCTCCAAGCATTGAACATTGATATTATGCAAGTTAAATTACCGCTTGAGGATAAGACCGTGCACACTTTCTTGGAGCAAAGTAGCCCCTAACATGCATGATAGAACCTCATAATACATTTTTGCATATTCAGAATATCTGTTAACCAGTGATTAACATGGAGAAACATAATTGCATGCTCGTGGAAGAGTGACACTAAAAGAATATCTTGTGCTGAAAGAGAGATGGAAAAATGCAGAGTGAGGCAAATAACAGGTGCAACCAAGAAAACAATATATTGAAATGTTAGCTTTCAAGGGAAATTTGAATTCTCAACTAAAGGGTGTGATAAGATTGTGCAATGGGAATGCCTGAAAAACAAAACCACAGTGATAAAACTGCAATCCAGGCATTAGGTAGATTAAAACCTTCAATATGACTGAAAGTTGTGTTTATTGCAGCGAGCCACTTGTCTCTTTCACCATTTATTCTCTCCAAAAGCATCCTCCTATTATGGTCTTCAGTCAATTTTGCTTCATGAGCACGTCCTTCTGCTTCAGCCATAGCCTTCACTCTTATTGTTTCCCGCTCTATCTCAGCTCTCTCTTTCTCAGTCTGTCTTTGTTGAGCTTGAATCTGTTCTTCAGTAGCTCGTCTTGCTTGTTCTTTTCTTAAGGATGACTCCTCTTGCATCTGAACTAATTCAACATTATGGCGCCTTTGTGCTTCATGGTCTGTCTGAAGTCATGGCAGATAATAAGCTCAACTGCTTAGATTGGTGCAAAaagattcatattttttcatattacATTCGGTCTGCAGTTATGCGTTCACGCATAAATGAGATTAATGTCCACAGTTATAATTATACAAGTCCAATATGCAAATCATTTGAGTATAATGCTCCTTCCATTTTTATAAATCTCCATCACATTCATCAAACAAAACAGAGATTGTTCATACCTGCATTCTCTTGCGAGTCAATTCATCTTCGTATCTCATCATTTGTGCCTTACCTTGGGCCTGCTGTTGATAGAGATTCCTTTGGTCTTCAGCCCATTTTCGCTGTTTTTCCTGTAGGTTGAAGTATTCATTTAGGTGAAGATATACTAGATAAAGCAACAACTCTAGCTTCACAATCAGGTATATTAACAAGGTTCGAGAATCGAGACCAAAAGCACGGCCGGCGTAGTTCTGGTTGATCATGGAAAACAAATTTTAACTTGGATCGTATGCTCAACATTTGACAACACTATGTTACGGAAAACTTTCAAGAATAAGCAGTACGATTCGATTAGAATATCTGCGTGCACAAGGAACAACCGCATGCATTTTCCTACATTGCACAAAAACATAAGTTGATATCCACATCCCTTTTTTTCATACATCGCACAAAATCGTTGATCTGAACTATGAAGCTATTAACTCCATTATCCTCATAACATAGAAGGATAATAACATCGAAACGAAAATTGAGCTCGGGGCCTTACCACACTTCTATTTCATTCAAGATGAGatcaaaaatcacaaattcaactTTCTTCAGTTTATTTTTCATATGTAAAACACTGAATTGCCAACATCCTAAATACGAAATATCGACTGAAGAAGCAATTTCAAATCAATTCAAAATACAAACTAGCACTCACAATATCAGCATGAGCTTGAATAGCCTCAAAATTAGCCTTCTCTGCATCCAACTCCGCCAGCCGTGTCTGCTCCTGCTTCCTCATAATCTCAAAAACCTTCATCACAACAAACATCAAAACTGTCAAAATAACCGCATTCCACAACAGAAATGACAGCAAAAAAAAGGGCAAAAACTCAAATAATAACCTGTTTGGCATGAGGAGAATTGTTAATTTCTCTAAGCGCCTTTGCACCCCTCTCCAGCGCTTCCGGGTCAAAACTTCCCTTGGAGACTTCAACGGCCGGTGCAGGTTGAGGATCCTCGCCCTGAACTGAACTGTCCTTAGCCGGAGCCTCCGGCTCCGACGAGGAAGACGAAAATGGATAGAATCGGAATGGCGAATCGGCGAAGGAGAGGTTATTGGCGGCGGCAGTACATGACGCAGCCATGGCGACCGCCGTAGCGAGCGACGAGAGTCGCGAACCAGCCATTGATTAATTCAATTGAGCTCGAAACAGAAGCAATCGACTCTGTGATTGATTAACACTGTGAAATCAGGAAGAAGTTGACATTGATTTTCTGGTAGAAATTTGGAAGGGAAGGGAAGGGTTTAAGGGAGTGGCGAAATGAAAATAGATTTGGTTAAACCCTTTGTTCATACTCCACCTATTTTTGACAAAGttttattaaattgaaataaatttttattttcattagaattttaaattaattaattacattgtGAATGGATGAAGTAATTGATAATCCCAAGGTTTACAGTTCGGGCAGTTAACGGTGAAACCAAAGCCGAAACCGTGAGATTTAAGTGGAACCGAAATTGTCACCCTTGGAACCGTGGTTGGGTTCAGGTTCCAAAATTCAGAAACCTAAACAGTACCAAAACCGCGGGTTCTGGCGGTTCTTAAACGGAACCGCGAAAAATCGCAAGAAAACTGTGAAACCGACTCGGATCCGTAAAAAACCACCAAAAACAAGCATTTGGAATAGTGACAAACATTAAAAAATTCGCTGGTAAAtcgccggttcggaaccggaaccgaaaccaTAACCGTGAAAAACCCTAGCGGTTCGGTTCCGTTTCGTCAATTTTCAAAACCAGAACCGCCGGCTCCGAaaccgtgggcatctctaaTTTGTGGTATTATGAATAGGATTGGTGAATTATGCAGGTTGAA
Encoded here:
- the LOC121753940 gene encoding ATPase family AAA domain-containing protein 3C-like, with the protein product MAGSRLSSLATAVAMAASCTAAANNLSFADSPFRFYPFSSSSSEPEAPAKDSSVQGEDPQPAPAVEVSKGSFDPEALERGAKALREINNSPHAKQVFEIMRKQEQTRLAELDAEKANFEAIQAHADIEKQRKWAEDQRNLYQQQAQGKAQMMRYEDELTRKRMQTDHEAQRRHNVELVQMQEESSLRKEQARRATEEQIQAQQRQTEKERAEIERETIRVKAMAEAEGRAHEAKLTEDHNRRMLLERINGERDKWLAAINTTFSHIEGGFRVLLTDRSRLVMTVGGVTALAAGVYTTREGARVMWGYVNRILGQPSLIRESSLAKYPWSGVGSRVANKVLSYSTAAGAAAAQSKSALGDVVLHPSLQKRIEHLARATSNTKIHQAPFRNMLFYGPPGTGKTMVAREIARRSGLDYAMMTGGDVAPLGPQAVTKIHEIFDWAKKSKRGLLLFIDEADAFLCQRNNTHMSEAQRSALNALLFRTGDQSRDIVLVLATNRPGDLDSAVTDRIDEVIEFPLPREDERFKLLKLYLTKYLTGEGDKESRWGSFIKNTPQKITVKDISDDVLREAARRTEGFSGREIAKLMASVQAAVYGRPDCVLDSALFREIVDYKVAEHHQRIKLVAEA